A stretch of DNA from Natronoarchaeum philippinense:
AGCTTGAGGTTCTTCGAGTTCTCCTCGTGAAGGATGTCCAGTCCCCAGAACGTGTGGAACACCGTCACCTCGTAGCCGAAGGCGGCGGCGGTGCTGGCGAGGATCAGCGGCGGGTACGCCATGTCGAGCGTCCCTTTCGTGGCGATGATCGACATCTTCTTGCTGTCGTCGCCGCTGTCGCTCGTGGCTTCCGAGAGCTGTTCTTCGAGCTCGTCGACGCGGGCGGCGAGCTCGGCGCGTGAGGGGGCGTCGTCGACCGACCCACTGGATGTGTCCGTGCTCATCGGTTCACTCCGTCTTGCGCACGTAGTGCTTGTACACGCCGTCGCCCTCCTCCTGATCGAGCAGTTCGACGCCGTCGGTTCCGTCGGCCCAGCCCTCGATGTCGCTCATGCTGCCGGAGTCGGTCGCGACCACTTCGAGGACCTCATCGGCCGCGAGGTCGTCGATGGCGCCTTTCGTCTTGACGACCGGCATCGGGCAGCTCTGTCCTTTCACGTCGAGCGTCTCCGTGATGTCGAATGTTTCACTCATGGGTAGTTCGCTCCGTTGGTCTGTATTGGAGCTAACGCACAATATAGGATCCGTGGTTAAAAGAATGTTGGTTCTTGTAGAGTCTCTGCACATTCGACCCCTCGATTCCATCGCCCAAAAGAGTCTATTTGCACGCGAAGCACGCGTATAATGATCTAAGCCGGATCTTGACATCGTTGCCCGCTATCTCTCGGCCTGCTATATTGTGCAGTAAGTGAATTTCTATGAAAACTCTTTTGTGTATCTACCCTGTAGGTGGGGGTGTACGATATGAACGCTGACGACTTCCCCACCCCGGATGTCGAGGTCGAAACGATCGCTCCGGACACGCTGAAAGACCGCATCGATTCCGGCGAGGAGATCACGCTGTTGGACGCTCGCATGGCGTCTGACTACGACGAGTGGCACATCGACGGCGACAACGTCGAGTCGATCAACGTGCCGTACTTCCACTTCCTCGAGGACGACGTCGACGAGGACGTTCTCGAACAGGTTCCCGAGGACCGCGAAGTCACCGTCCTGTGTGCAAAGGGCGGCGCCAGCGAGTACGTCGCGGGCACGCTCGCCGAGCGCGGCTACGAGGTCAACCACCTCGAAGACGGGATGAACGGTTGGGCCAGCATCTACGAGGCCGTCGAAGTCGAGCGCTACGACGGTCCCGGGACGCTCCTGCAGTACCAGCGTCCCTCCTCGGGCTGTCTGGGCTACCTGCTGTACGACGACGGCGAGGCCGCCATCGTCGATCCCCTGCGCGCGTTCACCGACCGCTACCTCGACGACGCCGACGAACTGGGCGTCGACCTGCAGTACGCCATCGACACGCACGTCCACGCGGACCACATCTCGGGGGTCCGAGAACTCGCAGAGTTCTCGGGCTCGTCACGAGCGGAGCGAAGTGACGGTGTGCGCGATCTCGACGACGAGGGCGTCGAAGGCGTCATCCCCGAGGCCGCGGTCGACCGCGGCATCACCTACGCCGACGAGCTGACCACTGCAGCCGACGGCGACACCTTCGCGGTCGGCGACGCCGAAATCGAGGCCGTCTACACGCCCGGCCACACGACGGGCATGACCTCCTACCTGCTCGGCGACAGCCTGCTGGCCACTGGCGACGGGCTGTTCATCGAATCGGTCGCCCGACCCGACCTCGAAGAGGGCGACGACGGCGCGCCCGACGCCGCGCGCATGCTGTACGAATCCCTGCAGGAGCGGATCCTGACGCTCGACGACGACGTGCTGATCGGCGGCGCGCACTTCAGCGACGCCGCAGAGCCCGCCGAAGACGGCACCTACACCGCCCCGATCGGCCAACTCGTCGAGGAGATGGACGCCCTGACGATGGACGAAGACGAGTTCGTCGAGCTGATCCTCTCGGACATGCCGCCCCGGCCGGCCAACTACGAGGAGATCATCGCCACGAATCTGGGACAGGAATCGGTCGACGACGAGGAGGCGTTCAGCCTCGAACTCGGCCCGAACAACTGCGCTGCCAGCCAAGACTCGCTGGCCGGTGACTGAATAGATGGTCGTTGATCCGGTACCGCTCCAGCTGGCCGCCGAGCTGTTCCCCAACGGGATCAGCCGCTACGCCGTCGGCGGGCTGCTCGTCGGGCTCGGCGCGGTCGTGATCTACGTCGGGACCGGCATCCCCGCGGGAGCGAGCACGTTCTTAGAGTCGACGCTGTCGTACGTCTCGGACCAGTCGCGGTTCCAGCAGTACGTCGGCTCGCGCGACTGGCGGATCGTGTTCACCCTCGGGATCATCCTCGGCGCGCTGGCGTTCGCGGCGACGGTCCAGTCCGGCGTGATCTCGACCTCGCTGTACGAGCCCGGCTCGACCGGCGAGCTCTACGAGTTCGCGGGCATGACCTTCTGGTCGACCTCGGTCCAGCCGTGGCGGCTGTTCCTCGGCGGCATCCTCGTCGGGATCGGCACCCGGATCGGCAAGGGCTGTACGTCCGGCCACGGGGTCTGTGGCGTCGGTTCAGCGTCGAAGACCTCGCTCGTCGGCGTGGCGACGTTCCTGACCGTCGCCATCGTGACCGGTCAGATCGTCGCAGCCTTGGGGGTGAGCCCGTAGATGAGTAAGAATCGCCATCCCCTGTTCATGCCGCTGATCCTCGTCGGCGGCCTGATCTTCGGGTTCGGACTCGGCTTCAGCCACATGGCGCGGCCGGAGGTCGTGTTGAACTTCCTGCAGTTCGACGACCTCGGGCTGCCCTTCGTCATGTTCGGCGCGGCGATCGTCACCGGGATCGCCTTCGTGGTGATGCCCCGGCTCCGCGACACCGCGCCGCTGACGGGCGACATCTACGAGCGCCGACTCAAGTCGTTCGACAAGAACGTCCTGATCGGCGGCGGGATCTTCGGCGTCGGCTGGGGTCTCTCGGGCATCTGTCCCGGTGCGGCCTACGCCAGCCTCGGCGTCGGCAACATCACGATCCTCTGGGCGCTTGCCGGGATGTTCCTCGGCGCGTACATCCAGGGATACTGGCGCAGCCACGACGCCGACGCGGGCGCCGCGGCGGCGCGCGCCGACTGACCGCTTTTCGCTTTCGTACCGATGGATCTAGCTACTGCTGCTCTCTTCGTCGTCGCAGCGCTCGCCAGCCTGTTTATGGCGTGGGTGATCGGCGCGGGCTCCAGTGGCGCGACGCCGTTCGCTCCGGCGGTCGGCGCCAACGCCATCCCGACGATGCGTGCGGCGTTTATCGTCGGCATCTTCGGGCTCGCCGGCGCGATCACGCAGGGTGCGAACGTCTCCGAAGCAGTCGGGCGCGGCCTCGT
This window harbors:
- a CDS encoding YeeE/YedE family protein, yielding MVVDPVPLQLAAELFPNGISRYAVGGLLVGLGAVVIYVGTGIPAGASTFLESTLSYVSDQSRFQQYVGSRDWRIVFTLGIILGALAFAATVQSGVISTSLYEPGSTGELYEFAGMTFWSTSVQPWRLFLGGILVGIGTRIGKGCTSGHGVCGVGSASKTSLVGVATFLTVAIVTGQIVAALGVSP
- a CDS encoding sulfurtransferase TusA family protein, producing the protein MSETFDITETLDVKGQSCPMPVVKTKGAIDDLAADEVLEVVATDSGSMSDIEGWADGTDGVELLDQEEGDGVYKHYVRKTE
- a CDS encoding DUF6691 family protein translates to MSKNRHPLFMPLILVGGLIFGFGLGFSHMARPEVVLNFLQFDDLGLPFVMFGAAIVTGIAFVVMPRLRDTAPLTGDIYERRLKSFDKNVLIGGGIFGVGWGLSGICPGAAYASLGVGNITILWALAGMFLGAYIQGYWRSHDADAGAAAARAD
- a CDS encoding MBL fold metallo-hydrolase, with translation MNADDFPTPDVEVETIAPDTLKDRIDSGEEITLLDARMASDYDEWHIDGDNVESINVPYFHFLEDDVDEDVLEQVPEDREVTVLCAKGGASEYVAGTLAERGYEVNHLEDGMNGWASIYEAVEVERYDGPGTLLQYQRPSSGCLGYLLYDDGEAAIVDPLRAFTDRYLDDADELGVDLQYAIDTHVHADHISGVRELAEFSGSSRAERSDGVRDLDDEGVEGVIPEAAVDRGITYADELTTAADGDTFAVGDAEIEAVYTPGHTTGMTSYLLGDSLLATGDGLFIESVARPDLEEGDDGAPDAARMLYESLQERILTLDDDVLIGGAHFSDAAEPAEDGTYTAPIGQLVEEMDALTMDEDEFVELILSDMPPRPANYEEIIATNLGQESVDDEEAFSLELGPNNCAASQDSLAGD